One window of the Lepeophtheirus salmonis chromosome 7, UVic_Lsal_1.4, whole genome shotgun sequence genome contains the following:
- the LOC121122177 gene encoding uncharacterized protein gives MESNNSFYQSKPHITNNNNASSSLSDPDSEHSLIQNYEDFYNGIALGILITGILILAFIIVFYYIKNKDQESLCRNNTWTDENGVSRGVRTAEDRDDLRRMSSDPPPSYVETVCRADPPAYKESLMQQELNPEVNLEWANRQASGNLDKEIQEVVLQRVNSCTHGKLYSLIIQEESRSEGSSSSSGTSRRGSNESNNSTSTRTGPRIPYALQL, from the exons ATGGAGAGCAATAACTCATTTTATCAATCAAAACCTCACATTACTAACAACAACAACGCTTCCTCCTCCCTGAGCGATCCGGACTCCGAACATAGTTTGATACAGAACTATGAGGATTTTTATAATGGAATAGCACTTGGCATTCTCATTACTGGAATCCTCATTCTAGCATTTATTATTGTGTTTTATTACATAAAGAATAAGGATCAAGAGAGTTTGTGTCGGAACAATACTTGGACGGATGAGAATGGAGTGTCACGGGGTGTACGAACAGCTGAGGATAGAGATGATCTTCGTAGGATGTCATCAGATCCTCCTCCATCCTATGTTGAAACAGTTTGTCGAGCTGATCCTCCTGCGTACAAGGAATCCCTTATGCAACAG GAATTGAATCCTGAGGTGAATCTAGAATGGGCTAATCGTCAGGCCTCAGGGAATTTAGATAAAGAAATCCAGGAGGTTGTGCTCCAACGAGTAAATAGCTGTACTCATGGAAAACTCTATTCCCTTATTATTCAAGAAGAATCCAGGTCTGAGGGATCCTCCTCATCTTCTGGTACTTCAAGAAGAGGCTCGAATGAGTCCAACAATTCTACCTCGACTAGAACTGGTCCAAGGATCCCCTATGCACTGCAGTTATAA